The Heterodontus francisci isolate sHetFra1 chromosome 12, sHetFra1.hap1, whole genome shotgun sequence genome includes the window cctcgatgaccctcccatggtgtgatataatatcacctcgatgaccctcccatggtgcgatataatatcacctcaaatggccctcccatggtgcgatataatatcacctcgatgaccctcccatggtgtgatataatatcaccTCCATGGCCCTACCttggtgcgatataatatcacctcgatgaccctcccatggtgtgatataatatcacctccatggccctcccatggtgcgatataatatcacctcgatgaccctcccatggtgtgatataatatcaccTCCATGGCCCTACCttggtgcgatataatatcacctcgatgtccctcccatggtgcgatataatatcacctcaatggccctcccatggtgcgatataatatcacctcgatgaccctcccatggtgcgatataatatctcctcgatgaccctcccatggtgcgatataatatctcctcgatgaccctcccatggtgcgatataatatctcctcgatgaccctcccatggtgtgatataatatcacctcgatgaccctcgcatggtgcgatataatatcacctcgatgaccctcccatggtgcgatataatatctcctcgatgaccctcccaaggtgtgatatgatatcacctcgatgaccctcccatggtgcgatataatatcacctcgaTGGCTCTCCCATGGTGCAATATAATATCACctcgatgaccctcccatggtgcgatataatatcacctcgatgaccctcccatggtgcgatataatatctcctcagtgTCCCACCTGTGGTGTAATATAATATCTTATCATACCCCCTCCTGTGGTTTTACATCATATCTCCTCAACGTACCTctgatggtgtgatataatatctcctcattctccctcccatggtgtgatataatatctcctcaatgtccctcccctggtgtgatataatatctcctcaatgtccctcccatggtgtgatataatatctcctcattctccctcccatggtgtgatataatatctcttcAACATCCCtcacatggtgtgatataatatctcttcAACATCCCtcacatggtgtgatataatatctcttcAACATCCCTCACAtgttgtgatataatatctcctcattctccctcccatggtgcgatataatatcacctcaatgaccctcccatggtgcgatataatatcacctcgatgaccctcccatggtgcgatataatatcacctcgatgaccctcccatggtgcgatataatatcacctcgatgaccctcccatggtgcgatataatatcacctcgatgaccctcccatggtgcgatataatatcacctcgatgaccctcccatggtgcgatataatatcacctcaatggccctcccatggtgcgatataatatcacctcgatgaccctcccatggtgcgatatatcacctcgatgaccctcccatggtgccatataatatcacctcgatgaccctcccatggtgcgatataatatcacctcgatgaccctcccatggtgcgatataatatcacctcgatgaccctcccatggtgcgatataatatcacctcgatgaccctaccatggtgcgatataatatcacctcgatgaccctcccatggtgcgatataatatcacctcaatggccctcccatggtgcgatataatatcacctcgatgaccctcccatggtgcgatataatatcacctcgatgaccctcccatggtgcgatataatatcacctcgatgaccctcccatggtgcgatataatatcacctcgatgaccctcccatggtgcgatataatatcacctcgatgaccctcccatggtgcgatataatatcacctcgatgaccctcccatggtgcgatacaatatcacctcgatgaccctcccatggtgtgatataatatctcctcaatgaccgtcCTAGGGTgcaatataatatctccacaatgaccctcccatggtgtgatataatatctccacaatgaccctcccatggtgtgatataatatctcctcaatgaccctcccatggtgcgatataatatcacctcaatggcactcccatggtgtgatataatatctcctcaatgaccctcccatggtgtgatataatatcacctcgatgaccctcccatggtgcgatataatatcacctcaatggccctcccatggtgcgatatatcacctcaatttccctcccaaggtgtgatataatatcacctcgatgaccctcccatggtgcgatatcatatcacctcgatgaccctcccatggtgcgatataatatctccacaatgaccctcccatggtgcgatataatatctcctcaatgtccctcccatggtgtgatataatatctcctcaatgtccctcccatggtgtgatataatatctcctcaacgtccctcccatggtgtgatataatatctcctcaatgtccctcccatggtgtgatataatatcacctcgatgaccctcccatggtgcgatataatatctcctcaatgtccctcccctggtgcgatataatatctcctcaatgtccctcccatggtgtgatataatatctcctcaatgtccctcccatggtgtgatataatatctcctcaatgtccctcccatggtgtgatataatatctcctcagtgtccctcccatggtgtgatataatatctcctcagtgtcccacccatggtgtgatataatatctcctcaatgtccctcccatggtgtgatataatatctcctcaatgtccctcccatggtgtgatataatatctcctcaatgtccctcccatggtgtgatataatatctcctcaatgtccctcccatggtgtgatataatatctcctcagtgtcccacccatggtgtgatataatgtctcctcaatgtccctcccatggtgtgatataatatctcctcaatgtccctcccatggtgtgatataatatctcctcagtgtcccacccatggtgtgatataatatctcctcaatgtccctcccatggtgtgatataatatctcctcaatgtccctcccatggtgtgatataatatctcctcaatgtccctcccatggtgtgatataatatctcctcagtgTCCCACCTGTGGTGTAATATAATATCTTCTCATACCCCCTCCTGTGGTTTTATATCATATCTCTTCAACATCCCtcacatggtgtgatataatatctcctcattcTCCCTCCCATGGTGTTTACTGCTTTTAAGACTAGAATTGAGACTTGTGATTTATTTCTTTACCTGTACCAAATTCCACCAGATGCTCAGTGAACAGTTCTTCCTGCTCAGCTACCTGGACTGTTTGGAGCCAGACTGATCCTTGGGCTCTCCTGTGCTTGCACCATGCCACCATCACCAAACCTAGGTTAACACTATGTGCATTCAGAGATGGGTAAAGACTTCCCAGATTTGGCCATACTGGCACTGTGGACACACACCTGATGAATGGATATTTCTTTTCCACCAGCAGTAGAACTGGCAAGGAGTCAGGACCTTCAGGGACTGAAAGGAGAGGAGAGAATATCCTTTCTTTCCTGCCTGCAATGGGCACAAAGTGGTTTGATGGTTAATTTGTACATGGGCTTTTTTCCAGATCTCAGATCACCACGGCATTTCATTGAGGAACATCGGCGGGACCTGGTAGAAAGGGTTTCCCTTGTTGAACCTCTGGTGGACATCCTGAGGCAGGGAAGTGTTCTCAACCAGGATGAATGTGAGACAATCCGAGCCGGAGAAACAAGGGGTGAGCTAGCCAGGCGGTTACTGGATGCTGTCATCCATAAAGGAAGGAAAGCTATGGATGTTCTTCGAGAAGCACTGTGGCAACAAGACCCCTACCTTATGCGAGAGCTCGATGAATAATAATTAAATAGCAAGCTAGTCTTTTATACTGAAATGTTTGAGCTATATTGTAAAAATTGCATTCGAAGAGGGCTTTTCAGGACTTCAGGACGTCCCACAACCTTTACAGTCACTCTTGTGATATAGGAAGCacaacagtcaatttgcacatagaaaggtcccaaaaacagcaatgtgataatgacccattaATTTGTTTATAGGcattgaatgagggataaatattggtcaggacaccagggaaaatacTCTCACTCTTCTTCAGTATAGTGCCATGGGCTATTGTATGTCCACCTGTGAGGGTAAACAGgacattggtttaatgtctcagctgaaagtCAGAACCTCTGACAAAGCAGCACTGACTCAGTAGCACACTCGAACATCAGTCTGGAAtacgtgctcaagcctctggagtggaggCTCAAACCTGAACCTGCCAAGTAAGAGGCAAGTGTTctatcaactgagccacggctTAACCTCAATACCTTTTAAAGGGTGTTTGTCATAACAATTTAATAATAAAATATTAATAGAAAGAGCTCATTTGTTCTTGGTTGCACTATTCTATTCATTAAATAAATTACCAAAAAGACAAGATGACATCCCAGGGCAATGTCACATGCAATGTGGCCCTGGGAGCAGCAAAACTCAGTATGGGGCTCTTGGGCTGGGTTCTGATATAGCCCTGTAAATGGTTCAAATGGATC containing:
- the LOC137375775 gene encoding apoptosis-associated speck-like protein containing a CARD, with the translated sequence MSGTDLRSPRHFIEEHRRDLVERVSLVEPLVDILRQGSVLNQDECETIRAGETRGELARRLLDAVIHKGRKAMDVLREALWQQDPYLMRELDE